The following coding sequences lie in one Nocardioides sambongensis genomic window:
- a CDS encoding Trm112 family protein: MSAAIDPELLAIIVCPACRADLAVTAAGEETELVCTGCGLAYPVRDGIPVLLVDEARKPA; encoded by the coding sequence ATGAGCGCCGCCATCGACCCCGAGCTGCTCGCGATCATCGTCTGCCCGGCCTGCCGTGCCGACCTGGCCGTGACCGCCGCCGGCGAGGAGACCGAGCTGGTCTGCACCGGCTGCGGGCTCGCCTACCCGGTCCGCGACGGGATCCCGGTGCTGCTGGTCGACGAGGCCCGCAAGCCCGCCTGA
- a CDS encoding SIS domain-containing protein yields the protein MTWFDESRLDDESALGAADLRLRTLAESGSRVRREVGAATEAIAEAVARASDSRPRAVIAAGPDSRLLRAVLEPVCPVPFVAWPNPGLPGWAGSLDLVVVLAPEGGDEGASSAVAEAARRGCQLVVATPASSRVAEHAGSRWTTILPTQTGDQLATAVAMLSFLHQVALGPVASPDAVAEALDEVAMSCAPRRDISINPGKMLAIALADADPLVWGGSVLAARAARRVAESIRRSSGRAALAGDAEHLLPVIEAARAHDLFDDPFADVGDSDGKRRPALLVLDDGAEDPMAQAQRTRLESAAAERQVRVETVTAEADGDVARYASLLLQGTYAAEYLRLGLVAG from the coding sequence ATGACCTGGTTCGACGAGTCCCGGCTCGACGACGAGTCGGCCCTCGGCGCCGCGGACCTGCGGCTGCGCACCCTGGCCGAGTCCGGCTCCCGGGTACGACGCGAGGTCGGCGCCGCCACCGAGGCGATCGCGGAGGCGGTGGCCCGTGCCAGCGACTCCCGGCCGCGGGCGGTGATCGCGGCCGGCCCGGACTCGCGGCTGCTCCGTGCCGTGCTGGAGCCGGTGTGCCCGGTGCCGTTCGTGGCGTGGCCCAACCCGGGGCTGCCCGGCTGGGCCGGCAGCCTCGACCTGGTCGTCGTACTGGCTCCGGAGGGCGGGGACGAGGGCGCCTCCTCGGCGGTCGCCGAGGCGGCCCGGCGCGGGTGCCAGCTGGTGGTGGCCACGCCGGCGTCCTCCCGGGTCGCCGAGCACGCCGGGTCCCGGTGGACCACCATCCTGCCGACCCAGACCGGCGACCAGCTGGCCACGGCGGTGGCGATGCTCTCCTTCCTGCACCAGGTCGCCCTCGGCCCGGTGGCCAGCCCGGACGCGGTGGCGGAGGCGCTGGACGAGGTGGCGATGTCCTGCGCGCCGCGCCGCGACATCTCGATCAATCCCGGCAAGATGTTGGCGATCGCGCTGGCCGACGCCGACCCGCTGGTGTGGGGCGGCTCGGTGCTGGCGGCCCGGGCGGCGCGCCGGGTGGCCGAGTCCATCCGCCGCTCCTCGGGGCGGGCGGCGCTGGCCGGGGATGCGGAGCACCTGCTGCCGGTGATCGAGGCGGCCCGGGCACACGACCTCTTCGACGACCCGTTCGCCGACGTGGGCGACTCCGACGGCAAGCGGCGTCCGGCGCTCCTCGTGCTCGACGACGGTGCCGAGGACCCGATGGCCCAGGCCCAGCGCACGCGGCTGGAGTCGGCCGCGGCGGAGCGGCAGGTGCGGGTGGAGACGGTGACCGCCGAG